The proteins below come from a single Stutzerimonas stutzeri RCH2 genomic window:
- the glyS gene encoding glycine--tRNA ligase subunit beta, whose translation MSALDFLVELGTEELPPKALAKLAEAFCAGIEKGLKDAGLSFVKTQAYAAPRRLAVLVEQLATQQPDRSINLDGPPMQAAFDADGEPTQAALGFARKCGVDLAEIDRSGPKLKFSRTIEGQPASQLLPGIVEASLNDLPIPKRMRWAARKEEFVRPTQWLVMLFGEQVIDCEILAQRAGRESRGHRFHSPGQVHISKPSSYLEDLRGAHVIADFAERRELIAKRVEQLAAEQNGTAIVPPALLDEVTALVEWPVPLVCSFEERFLEVPQEALITTMQDNQKYFCLLDANGKLLPRFITVANIESKDPAQIVSGNEKVVRPRLTDAEFFFKQDKKQKLDSFNERLKNVVFQAQLGTVYDKAERVSRLAGLIAERTGGDKQRAARAGLLSKCDLATEMVGEFPEMQGIAGYYYALNDGEPEDVALALNEQYMPRGAGGELPSTLTGAAVAVADKLDTLVGIFGIGMLPTGSKDPYALRRAALGVLRILIEKRLDLNLVEAVNFAIGQFGTQVKSAGLADQVLEFIFDRLRARYEDEGVDVAAYLSVRAVQPGSALDFDQRVQAVQAFRTLPEAAALAAANKRVSNLLSKFDAKLPEAVEPRWFDNATEFSLYSAIQQAEQAVQPLAAARQYREALERLAHLRGPVDAFFEAVLVNAEDASVRANRYALLARLRGLFLGVADISALG comes from the coding sequence ATGAGTGCACTGGATTTCCTCGTCGAACTGGGTACCGAAGAGCTGCCACCGAAGGCGCTCGCCAAGCTGGCCGAAGCCTTCTGCGCCGGTATCGAGAAGGGCCTGAAGGACGCCGGCCTTAGCTTCGTCAAGACGCAGGCCTATGCCGCGCCGCGGCGCCTGGCCGTGCTGGTCGAACAGCTGGCAACCCAGCAGCCCGATCGCAGCATCAACCTCGACGGCCCGCCGATGCAGGCCGCCTTCGACGCCGACGGTGAGCCGACCCAGGCCGCGTTGGGCTTTGCCCGCAAGTGCGGCGTGGATCTGGCCGAGATTGATCGCAGCGGGCCGAAACTCAAGTTCAGCCGCACCATCGAAGGCCAGCCGGCCAGCCAGCTGCTGCCGGGTATCGTCGAAGCGTCGTTGAACGACCTGCCGATCCCCAAGCGCATGCGCTGGGCCGCGCGCAAGGAAGAATTCGTCCGCCCGACCCAGTGGTTGGTGATGCTCTTCGGTGAGCAGGTAATCGATTGCGAGATCCTCGCCCAGCGTGCCGGCCGTGAATCCCGCGGCCACCGCTTCCACAGCCCGGGCCAGGTGCATATTTCCAAGCCTTCCAGCTATCTGGAAGACCTGCGTGGCGCCCATGTGATCGCCGACTTCGCCGAGCGTCGCGAGCTGATCGCCAAGCGCGTCGAGCAGCTCGCTGCCGAACAGAACGGCACGGCCATCGTGCCGCCGGCGCTGCTCGATGAAGTGACTGCGCTGGTCGAGTGGCCGGTGCCGCTGGTCTGCTCGTTCGAGGAACGCTTCCTCGAAGTGCCGCAGGAAGCGCTGATCACCACTATGCAGGACAACCAGAAGTACTTCTGCCTGCTGGATGCCAACGGCAAGCTGCTGCCGCGCTTCATCACCGTGGCGAACATCGAATCCAAGGACCCGGCGCAGATCGTTTCCGGTAACGAAAAGGTCGTGCGTCCGCGTCTGACCGATGCCGAGTTCTTCTTCAAGCAGGACAAGAAGCAGAAGCTCGACAGCTTCAACGAGCGCCTGAAGAACGTGGTGTTCCAGGCCCAGCTCGGCACCGTCTATGACAAGGCCGAGCGCGTCTCGCGCCTGGCCGGGCTGATCGCCGAGCGTACCGGTGGCGACAAGCAGCGTGCCGCGCGCGCCGGGCTGCTGTCCAAATGCGACCTGGCCACCGAGATGGTCGGCGAATTCCCGGAAATGCAGGGCATTGCCGGTTACTACTACGCACTCAACGACGGCGAGCCGGAAGACGTGGCACTGGCGCTGAACGAGCAGTACATGCCGCGCGGTGCGGGCGGCGAACTGCCAAGTACGCTCACCGGCGCGGCCGTGGCGGTGGCGGACAAGCTCGACACCCTGGTCGGCATCTTCGGCATTGGCATGCTGCCGACCGGTTCCAAGGACCCCTACGCCCTGCGCCGTGCGGCTCTCGGCGTGCTGCGTATCCTTATCGAGAAGCGTCTGGATCTGAATCTGGTCGAGGCGGTCAACTTCGCCATCGGCCAGTTCGGTACGCAGGTCAAATCGGCCGGGCTGGCCGATCAGGTTCTCGAGTTCATCTTCGATCGCCTGCGCGCCCGCTACGAGGACGAAGGCGTCGATGTTGCCGCCTACCTGTCGGTGCGTGCCGTGCAGCCGGGCTCGGCGCTGGACTTCGACCAGCGTGTGCAGGCGGTACAGGCCTTCCGTACGCTGCCCGAAGCCGCTGCGCTGGCCGCGGCCAACAAGCGCGTCTCCAACCTGCTGAGCAAGTTCGATGCGAAGCTGCCGGAAGCGGTCGAGCCACGCTGGTTCGACAACGCTACCGAGTTCTCGCTGTACTCGGCGATCCAGCAGGCCGAGCAGGCGGTACAACCGCTCGCCGCGGCGCGTCAGTACCGCGAGGCACTGGAGCGTCTGGCGCACCTGCGTGGCCCGGTGGATGCCTTCTTCGAGGCGGTGCTGGTGAATGCCGAAGATGCTTCGGTACGCGCCAACCGTTATGCCTTGCTGGCCCGGCTGAGAGGACTGTTCCTTGGCGTTGCCGATATTTCCGCACTTGGCTAA
- the glyQ gene encoding glycine--tRNA ligase subunit alpha, protein MSQTTPAVRTFQDLILALQSYWAEQGCVVLQPYDMEMGAGTFHTATFLRAIGPETWNAAYVQPSRRPADGRYGENPNRLQHYYQFQVVLKPNPDNIQDLYLESLRRIGVDTSVHDVRFVEDNWESPTLGAWGLGWEVWLNGMEVTQFTYFQQVGGVECYPVTGEITYGLERLAMYLQGVDSVYDLIWADGPFGTVTYGDVFHQNEVEQSTYNFEHANVPKLFELFDFYESEANRLMAAELPLPAYEMVVKASHTFNLLDARRAISVTARQQYILRVRSLARSIAQSYLLARAKLGFPMATPELRDEVLAKLEAAE, encoded by the coding sequence TTGAGCCAGACTACGCCTGCCGTGCGCACCTTCCAAGACCTGATCCTCGCCCTGCAAAGCTACTGGGCCGAGCAGGGTTGCGTGGTCCTGCAGCCCTATGACATGGAAATGGGCGCCGGTACATTCCACACCGCCACCTTCCTGCGCGCCATCGGTCCCGAGACCTGGAACGCCGCCTACGTTCAGCCTTCGCGTCGCCCGGCCGATGGCCGCTACGGCGAGAACCCCAACCGTCTGCAGCACTACTACCAGTTCCAGGTCGTGCTCAAGCCCAATCCGGACAACATCCAGGATCTGTACCTGGAGTCGCTGCGCCGCATCGGCGTCGACACCTCGGTGCACGACGTACGTTTCGTCGAAGACAACTGGGAATCGCCGACCCTCGGCGCCTGGGGCCTGGGCTGGGAAGTCTGGCTCAACGGCATGGAAGTCACCCAGTTCACCTATTTCCAGCAAGTCGGTGGCGTCGAGTGCTATCCGGTCACCGGCGAGATCACCTACGGTCTCGAGCGCCTGGCCATGTACCTGCAGGGCGTCGACTCGGTCTATGACCTGATCTGGGCCGATGGCCCGTTCGGCACCGTGACCTACGGCGACGTGTTCCACCAGAACGAGGTGGAGCAGTCGACCTACAACTTCGAGCACGCCAATGTGCCGAAGCTGTTCGAACTGTTCGATTTCTACGAGAGCGAAGCCAACCGGCTGATGGCTGCCGAGCTGCCGCTGCCGGCCTACGAGATGGTGGTCAAGGCCTCGCACACCTTCAACCTGCTCGATGCCCGCCGCGCCATTTCGGTCACCGCGCGCCAGCAATACATCCTGCGCGTACGCAGCCTGGCGCGCTCGATCGCCCAGAGCTACCTGCTGGCCCGCGCCAAACTCGGCTTCCCCATGGCCACCCCCGAACTGCGTGACGAAGTGCTGGCCAAGCTGGAGGCTGCAGAATGA
- a CDS encoding DNA-3-methyladenine glycosylase I → MPRCAWCGTDPLYIDYHDREWGVPTRDPQVLFEFLLLEAFQAGLSWITVLRKRERYRQVLFGFDAERLARMSDAEIDERMQDPGIIRNRRKLEATRSNARAWLQLEDPVDFIWSFVDGEPKINRFERIAQVPAVSPEAEAMSKGLKKAGFSFVGPTICYAYMQACGLVMDHVTDCERYAVLAGTE, encoded by the coding sequence ATGCCACGTTGCGCCTGGTGCGGCACGGACCCGCTGTACATCGACTACCACGATCGCGAATGGGGCGTGCCGACTCGTGATCCGCAGGTGCTGTTCGAATTCCTCCTGCTGGAAGCTTTCCAGGCCGGTCTCTCGTGGATCACCGTGTTGCGCAAGCGCGAGCGCTACCGGCAGGTGCTGTTCGGCTTCGATGCGGAGCGTCTGGCGCGCATGAGCGATGCCGAGATCGACGAACGCATGCAGGACCCCGGCATCATCCGCAACCGGCGCAAACTCGAGGCGACGCGCAGCAACGCACGTGCCTGGTTGCAACTGGAAGACCCGGTGGACTTCATCTGGTCCTTCGTCGACGGCGAGCCGAAGATCAACCGCTTCGAGCGCATCGCACAGGTCCCGGCCGTCTCGCCCGAGGCCGAGGCGATGAGCAAGGGGCTGAAGAAGGCCGGCTTCAGCTTCGTCGGGCCGACCATCTGTTATGCCTACATGCAGGCATGCGGCCTGGTCATGGATCACGTCACCGACTGCGAGCGGTATGCCGTGCTGGCTGGCACCGAATGA